The proteins below are encoded in one region of Triticum aestivum cultivar Chinese Spring chromosome 1B, IWGSC CS RefSeq v2.1, whole genome shotgun sequence:
- the LOC123127034 gene encoding peroxidase 5 — MEVQMRRGGATHLVQAAAVVVSYVVLMASAGVRAQLRVGFYDSSCPAAEIIVQQEVSKAVSANPGLAAGLLRLHFHDCFVGGCEASVLVDSTKGNTAEKDAGPNTSLRGFEVIDRIKARVEQACFGVVSCADILAFAARDSVALTGGNAYQVPAGRRDGGVSRAQDTGGNLPPPTPNVNQLTKIFASKGLNQKDLVTLSGAHTIGGSHCSSFSSRLQTPSPTAQDPTMDPGYVAQLAQQCGASASPGQLVPMDAVTPNSFDEGFYKGIMSNRGLLASDQALLSDGNTAVQVVSYANDPATFQSDFAAAMVKMGYIGALTGSSGKIRANCRVV; from the exons ATGGAGGTCCAGATGAGACGGGGCGGCGCGACGCACCTGGtccaggcggcggcggtggtggtctcCTACGTGGTGCTGATGGCGTCGGCGGGGGTGCGCGCGCAGCTGCGGGTGGGGTTCTACGACAGCTCGTGCCCGGCCGCGGAGATCATCGTGCAGCAGGAGGTGAGCAAGGCGGTGTCCGCCAACCCGGGCCTCGCCGCGGGCCTCCTCCGCCTccacttccacgactgcttcgtcgGCGGCTGCGAGGCGTCGGTGCTGGTCGACTCCACCAAGGGCAACACGGCGGAGAAGGACGCCGGGCCCAACACGAGCCTGCGCGGGTTCGAGGTCATCGACCGGATCAAGGCGCGGGTGGAGCAGGCGTGCTTCGgcgtcgtctcctgcgccgacatcctCGCCTTCGCTGCCAGGGACAGCGTTGCGCTG ACTGGCGGGAACGCGTACCAGGTGCCGGCGGGGCGGAGGGACGGGGGCGTGTCGCGGGCGCAGGACACGGGCGGCAACCTGCCGCCCCCGACCCCCAACGTGAACCAGCTCACCAAGATCTTCGCCTCCAAGGGGCTCAACCAGAAGGACCTGGTCACCCTGTCCGGCGCGCACACCATCGGCGGCTCGCACTGCAGCTCCTTCAGCAGCCGCTTGCAGACGCCGTCCCCGACGGCGCAGGACCCGACCATGGACCCCGGCTACGTGGCGCAACTGGCGCAGCAGTGCGGCGCGTCCGCCTCGCCGGGGCAGCTGGTGCCCATGGACGCCGTCACCCCCAACTCCTTCGACGAAGGGTTCTACAAAGGCATCATGTCCAACCGGGGCCTGCTCGCCTCCGACCAGGCGCTGCTCAGCGACGGGAACACCGCCGTGCAGGTGGTCTCCTACGCCAACGACCCGGCCACCTTCCAGAGCGACTTCGCCGCTGCCATGGTCAAGATGGGTTACATCGGCGCGCTCACCGGCAGCAGCGGCAAGATCAGGGCCAACTGCAGAGTCGTATGA